A part of Oceaniferula flava genomic DNA contains:
- the fabF gene encoding beta-ketoacyl-ACP synthase II produces MNDRRVVITGIGAISPLGNDLQSTWDGLKAGKSGIGPVTLTDPDPYPCKIAGEVKGFDAAPWFNNPKDARRCDRYAQFAVAASKMAINDANLDSEGINRERVGVMVGSGIGGLGTLENEHEKLLKRGASRVSPFVIPMMISNIGSGILSMEYGFGGPNMVIVTACATSNHNIGEAWRMIKFGDADAFVCGGAEATILPMGLSGFSNMKALSTRNDEPERASRPFDTGRDGFVMGEGAGVVVIEEYEHAKKRGAQIYAELVGYGVSGDAYHMTSPHPEGHGAARCMDMALKHAKMNPEEVTYVNAHGTSTPLGDICETKAIKKTFGNHAKDNLIVSSTKSMTGHLLGAAGGVELAACLMSIKDNIIAPTINLEDQDPECDLDYTPNVAREVEVKSALSNSFGFGGHNASVLVREID; encoded by the coding sequence ATGAACGATCGCAGAGTTGTCATTACTGGTATTGGGGCCATCAGCCCTCTTGGAAACGATTTACAGAGCACCTGGGACGGGCTCAAAGCAGGTAAAAGCGGCATTGGTCCGGTGACCCTGACTGATCCGGATCCTTATCCGTGCAAAATTGCCGGTGAGGTGAAAGGCTTTGATGCCGCCCCTTGGTTCAACAACCCCAAAGACGCCCGCCGCTGCGATCGCTACGCCCAGTTCGCTGTGGCTGCCTCGAAGATGGCGATCAATGACGCCAACCTCGACTCTGAGGGCATCAACCGCGAACGCGTGGGTGTCATGGTGGGCTCTGGAATCGGTGGTCTCGGCACGCTGGAAAATGAGCACGAAAAGCTGCTCAAGCGCGGCGCCTCACGGGTTTCTCCCTTCGTGATCCCGATGATGATTTCCAACATCGGTAGCGGCATCCTTTCCATGGAATACGGCTTTGGCGGACCCAACATGGTCATCGTCACCGCCTGTGCCACATCGAACCACAACATTGGTGAAGCCTGGCGCATGATCAAGTTTGGCGATGCCGATGCCTTTGTCTGCGGTGGTGCCGAAGCCACGATCTTGCCGATGGGGCTTTCCGGTTTCTCCAACATGAAGGCCCTCAGCACCCGCAACGATGAACCTGAGCGTGCCTCGCGTCCCTTCGACACCGGCCGTGACGGCTTTGTCATGGGTGAAGGTGCAGGCGTGGTGGTGATCGAGGAATATGAGCACGCCAAAAAGCGTGGTGCTCAAATCTACGCAGAACTCGTTGGCTACGGTGTCAGCGGTGATGCCTACCACATGACTTCGCCGCATCCGGAAGGTCACGGTGCCGCCCGCTGCATGGACATGGCCCTGAAGCACGCCAAAATGAACCCGGAGGAGGTGACCTACGTGAATGCTCACGGCACGTCCACTCCGCTCGGTGATATTTGCGAAACCAAGGCGATCAAGAAAACCTTCGGCAACCACGCCAAGGATAATCTCATCGTGAGTTCCACCAAGTCCATGACCGGTCACCTGCTGGGTGCCGCGGGTGGCGTGGAACTGGCCGCCTGTTTGATGTCGATCAAAGACAACATCATTGCGCCGACCATCAACCTTGAAGACCAAGACCCCGAGTGTGATCTGGACTACACCCCCAACGTCGCCCGCGAGGTGGAAGTGAAGAGTGCCTTGAGCAACTCCTTCGGCTTCGGCGGTCACAACGCCTCGGTGCTGGTTCGCGAGATCGACTAG
- a CDS encoding dihydrofolate reductase, with translation MKLTAIVAMTSERIIGKDGGLPWHLPEDLKVFKKYTTGHPIVMGRKTWDSIGFPLPKRQSIVLTRDSEWSAEGAEVIHTPADLANLELMDPEVYIIGGAQVYELFMDQLDEILLSYVYEKHPGDTKLPEFEPYFPVVTVEEKYDTFELRRYSK, from the coding sequence ATGAAACTGACTGCAATCGTAGCCATGACATCCGAACGGATCATTGGCAAAGACGGGGGGCTTCCCTGGCACCTACCGGAGGATCTCAAGGTCTTTAAGAAATACACCACCGGCCACCCGATTGTGATGGGGCGCAAAACTTGGGACTCGATTGGCTTCCCGCTGCCGAAGCGTCAAAGCATCGTGCTCACGCGCGACAGCGAGTGGTCGGCCGAAGGCGCCGAAGTCATTCACACCCCCGCCGACCTAGCGAATCTCGAGCTCATGGACCCCGAGGTTTACATCATTGGTGGAGCTCAGGTCTATGAACTCTTCATGGACCAGTTAGATGAGATCCTCCTTTCTTACGTCTATGAGAAACACCCGGGCGACACCAAACTGCCCGAATTCGAGCCGTATTTCCCCGTGGTCACCGTCGAGGAAAAATACGATACCTTCGAACTCCGTCGCTATTCCAAATAA
- a CDS encoding MotA/TolQ/ExbB proton channel family protein — MLQLVEQGGPFVWVLGALAFVSMLLILERIFFFQKVRINVGDLLLGLANHVRKGAFAEAMHEAARAPGPTARVAHAVLMRKNLPRRDLRDVAQEAGQLEVPRMERNLRALYGIALIAPLVGMLGTVNGLVATFMAMSQDRAFSSPAAMSGGVYESLITTGLGLAVAIPVYLFYLFFYGRVKRMVHRIERTGIEMVNIVCDARDQADIVSLRDEIDERAGHKSDLAVSPKAQKSKK; from the coding sequence ATGTTACAATTGGTAGAACAAGGAGGGCCGTTTGTCTGGGTGCTGGGAGCACTGGCCTTTGTCAGCATGCTGCTCATCTTGGAGCGGATTTTCTTTTTCCAAAAAGTCAGAATCAACGTTGGGGACCTGCTTTTAGGTCTGGCCAATCATGTGCGCAAAGGGGCATTTGCCGAAGCGATGCATGAGGCGGCCCGGGCGCCGGGACCTACCGCACGCGTGGCTCACGCAGTGCTGATGCGGAAGAATTTGCCACGCCGCGATCTTCGTGATGTGGCTCAGGAGGCCGGTCAGCTCGAGGTGCCTCGCATGGAGCGCAACCTGCGCGCGCTTTACGGCATTGCTCTGATTGCTCCTCTGGTGGGCATGTTGGGGACAGTGAATGGTCTGGTGGCCACCTTCATGGCGATGAGTCAAGATCGTGCCTTTTCCTCCCCAGCGGCGATGTCCGGCGGTGTCTATGAAAGTTTAATCACCACAGGTTTGGGACTTGCCGTCGCCATTCCGGTGTATCTTTTCTACCTGTTCTTTTATGGTCGGGTGAAACGCATGGTGCATCGCATCGAGCGCACCGGCATCGAGATGGTGAACATCGTTTGCGATGCCCGCGATCAGGCCGATATCGTCTCCCTCCGGGATGAGATCGATGAAAGAGCCGGCCACAAAAGCGATCTTGCTGTCTCTCCGAAGGCGCAGAAGAGTAAAAAATGA
- a CDS encoding DUF21 domain-containing protein, producing the protein MDTYIWIAIVLCLSQSAMFSGANLAYFSLGRMRLEAEVEKGNKPAGKILALRKDSNLLLCTILWGNVSVNVLLALLSDSVFLGFGAFIFSTVGITFFGEILPQAYFSRNAMKIGALLSPVIRFYQILLYIVAKPCAIILDGWIGPEGPTFYRERDIEIILEKHIREIDSEISANEGRGALNFLALDDRHIAQEGSALAPETIYTFPVNLDLPTIPAMDTEEGKQWIQSLKKHPRKWAVIVGEHGVPQLVLKTTEFLSALYAKGAAASVYDYCHRPIVVDDAQSTLDDVLGEFVVEADGVDDHVVDRDVVLYWTDARKRIITGADIFGRLLLGIARRETTPPAKIAESVA; encoded by the coding sequence ATGGATACGTACATATGGATAGCCATCGTCCTCTGCCTTAGTCAGTCGGCGATGTTCTCTGGCGCCAATTTGGCGTATTTCTCGCTGGGCCGTATGAGGCTCGAGGCCGAGGTTGAGAAAGGCAACAAGCCAGCCGGCAAAATCTTGGCGCTGAGGAAAGACTCGAACCTGCTTCTCTGCACTATCTTGTGGGGAAATGTCAGTGTGAACGTATTACTGGCCTTGCTCAGTGACTCGGTGTTCCTCGGATTCGGCGCCTTTATTTTCTCTACCGTAGGTATCACCTTCTTCGGTGAGATTCTGCCGCAGGCTTATTTTTCGCGGAATGCCATGAAAATTGGCGCCTTGCTTTCGCCGGTGATCCGCTTTTATCAGATCCTCCTCTACATCGTAGCCAAACCCTGCGCCATCATTCTTGACGGCTGGATTGGCCCGGAGGGTCCCACGTTCTACCGCGAGCGCGATATTGAGATCATTCTGGAAAAGCACATCCGCGAGATCGATTCCGAGATCAGCGCCAATGAGGGGCGGGGAGCCCTGAACTTCCTCGCCTTGGACGATAGGCATATCGCCCAGGAGGGTAGTGCTCTGGCACCCGAGACGATTTACACGTTCCCGGTAAATCTCGACCTTCCTACCATTCCAGCGATGGATACCGAGGAGGGGAAGCAGTGGATTCAGTCGTTGAAAAAGCATCCACGCAAGTGGGCGGTGATCGTTGGTGAGCACGGCGTGCCCCAGCTGGTGTTGAAAACCACCGAGTTCCTCAGTGCGTTGTATGCCAAAGGGGCGGCGGCGAGTGTTTACGATTACTGCCACCGACCGATCGTTGTCGATGATGCCCAGAGCACCCTTGATGACGTCTTGGGCGAGTTCGTCGTGGAAGCGGATGGCGTCGATGACCACGTGGTCGATCGCGATGTGGTGCTCTACTGGACCGACGCCCGCAAGCGCATCATCACGGGGGCTGATATCTTTGGTCGATTGCTCCTGGGGATCGCCCGGCGTGAGACCACGCCGCCTGCGAAGATTGCTGAATCCGTCGCCTGA
- a CDS encoding pyrimidine/purine nucleoside phosphorylase, with protein sequence MDYKNVTAHAKANVYFDGKVVSHGITMEDGEKKSFGVIFPGSYHFGTEAAERMDVIDGSCTVVLDGSDEKASYRAGEHFNIAANSGFTIEVAEGICQYVCNYID encoded by the coding sequence ATGGATTATAAAAACGTTACCGCACACGCCAAAGCCAACGTCTATTTTGATGGGAAAGTGGTCTCCCACGGAATCACCATGGAGGATGGCGAGAAGAAGAGCTTCGGAGTGATTTTTCCCGGTTCTTACCACTTTGGAACCGAGGCCGCCGAGCGCATGGATGTGATCGATGGCAGCTGCACTGTGGTCCTTGACGGCAGCGATGAAAAAGCATCGTATCGTGCCGGCGAGCACTTCAATATTGCGGCCAATTCCGGATTCACCATCGAGGTGGCCGAGGGCATCTGCCAGTATGTTTGCAATTACATCGACTAA
- a CDS encoding biopolymer transporter ExbD codes for MKLQLTLPSKPGFLHTLAGLDIIALILVFPLLGPSFVQQTGIEVTVHESPWRLAQMDNPIVITLGAGRKTPVWVNKKLIPIEQLEEEIRRLRNEEGGESITSAVIRSDVDVSSGKEKEIINRVLKEGLNCGLVGRPIGRD; via the coding sequence ATGAAGCTGCAGCTGACATTGCCCTCCAAGCCGGGTTTTCTCCATACCCTCGCGGGGCTGGATATCATCGCGCTGATCCTTGTATTTCCTTTGCTCGGGCCCTCTTTTGTCCAGCAAACCGGGATCGAGGTCACCGTGCATGAGTCGCCTTGGCGGCTTGCTCAGATGGATAACCCGATCGTGATCACCCTAGGTGCCGGACGGAAGACACCGGTGTGGGTGAATAAAAAGCTTATCCCTATCGAGCAGCTGGAGGAAGAAATTCGCCGTCTGCGCAACGAGGAGGGAGGGGAGTCCATAACCTCTGCGGTGATCCGCTCTGATGTGGATGTTTCCAGCGGCAAGGAGAAGGAAATCATCAACCGAGTGCTGAAGGAGGGGCTCAACTGTGGGTTGGTCGGGAGGCCGATCGGGCGCGACTAA
- a CDS encoding GtrA family protein: MILLLRHASRFLVVGLCAMAVHFLLVIVFVNLEVQPLVANVFAFLAAFQVSFWGHSSWSFADICGSRGKSMLRFFAVAVGSFLLNELLFAGLLQWTTLPYQLALVLVLGFVAGITFLLSKFWAFQV; encoded by the coding sequence ATGATTTTGTTACTGCGACATGCCTCCAGGTTTCTCGTGGTGGGTCTTTGCGCCATGGCGGTGCATTTCCTGCTTGTGATCGTATTTGTCAATCTTGAGGTGCAGCCGTTGGTGGCTAATGTGTTTGCCTTTCTTGCGGCTTTTCAGGTGAGTTTCTGGGGGCACTCCAGCTGGAGTTTTGCGGACATCTGCGGTTCACGCGGAAAATCGATGCTGCGTTTTTTTGCGGTCGCTGTCGGTAGCTTCCTACTCAACGAGCTGCTCTTCGCCGGCCTGCTGCAGTGGACCACCCTGCCCTATCAGCTGGCACTGGTTTTAGTCCTCGGTTTTGTCGCTGGCATCACCTTTTTACTGAGTAAATTCTGGGCCTTCCAGGTGTAG
- a CDS encoding acyl-CoA thioesterase has translation MEFHHQRRVAFADTDAAGVVHFSRILCYVEEAEHACLAELGIPLLGDGGWPRVQLDCNYTAPLRPEDTADIVISPLKIGGSSIVWKFEVHCGETLCARGSMKTVRVNAEGKPVPLEDSWRAQLIA, from the coding sequence ATGGAATTTCATCACCAACGCCGCGTTGCATTCGCCGATACGGATGCAGCCGGCGTGGTGCATTTTTCCCGAATTCTCTGCTATGTCGAAGAGGCGGAACACGCCTGTCTGGCTGAGCTGGGTATTCCTTTGTTAGGCGACGGTGGCTGGCCTCGGGTGCAGCTTGACTGCAACTACACCGCACCGCTGCGTCCGGAAGACACTGCAGACATTGTCATTTCTCCACTGAAAATTGGAGGCAGTTCGATTGTCTGGAAATTTGAAGTCCACTGCGGTGAGACTCTCTGCGCCAGGGGTAGCATGAAAACTGTTAGGGTGAATGCCGAAGGTAAACCGGTGCCACTGGAGGACAGTTGGCGGGCCCAGCTAATCGCTTAA